The DNA region tacgcccatgattttttatcatggctactactaaaacagatcaattcagtgcttatttacgtcgatgtagggcaattgtcGATCAGTTGCAATCCTGAAATATGTCTACCTCTCAAACTGGCAAATTCTGTAAGTCATCATATCGCCTAAACCCGTATTACCACACTTTACGTAAGATATTAAACCCTTGCCAATTAGTATCTATTGACCCATGAAGTGGAGGTTGGAAGTTtttgattccgcagaatcaagacattcaTTATCGGAACATATTGCAAGTTTAATAATTTGCATGCTAttattttcacactagtttctggttgcgtgaaatacacaaaaaaggTTCACTTCTACAATAATTGAAATATCTACACTACTGGTATGCAGCTGACCACGAGACAAATATGGTGCCTCAACCATTGGGCATGTGTTCAAGCACAGCACAAAGATGCTAACTGTACACGGGAAACCATTTAGGCATAATTGTCATACAGTTTTTTCTATTCAAGAGCTAGCTATCTGAGATTACATTAGGCTGAGATTACACCTGTCTGAAAATGCACAACCTTGAGACGCTACCAGTCAATACTATTTTAAGAATACACCAGATTGAAACTACACCAATCTGGAACTTCACCAGTCTGAAATTACACCAATTTGAGACTACACCATTCTGGAACTTCACCAGTCTAAGAATACACTAGTCTGAAACTACACCAGTCTGGAGCTTCACCAGTCTAGAATACAGGGAGGATACACTATTCTGAAACTACACCAGTTTGAGACTAGTTGGTAAACAAGTTATGAAATTCACCAGTCTTACAATGCACAAGGGTGAGCCTATACCAGTTTGAAACTACAGTGGTCTGATGCTACACCTGTCTGAGAATACACCAGTTTTAAGGTGTTAATAATACCCACCTTTCCTGTGTGGTAGGAGGGAGACACACTGCCACTGGCACATTGAGTGCAGTTCATGATGATCATACCCCTGGCTGCTGCAGCCTTGATTTCACTGATGAGGTCAAGGCGGTCATCTGGGCAGTTTCCCGCCCCGTACGTCTGAAGAACCGCACCTTCCATCGGGGGTTGGAGAAATGCTCTTACCTACACAAAATGCATCATAAGTAAACTGATGTTGATTACCATTCATCCAGTCAAAGTGCAACCTCCAAAGTCTTAGAAATGATGGACTAATAAAAGATATGACTAAGAATTGCATGTGCATGATATTGAGAGTACACCATGTCCTTCTTTCATACTAATTTATGTCTCTTTCACTGTCTGCATACTGACTTGTTCACACATAGAACATAAATGGATAAGCAAAAGCAATGCAAAtcatggaaataaaaacaaaaaaaaaaacttttttttttcaggtctaCTCCATTGCAGGTAGTGGTTCTCAAAATTGCAGATAAATTGGCAACATGATGTGTTTCACCTGTTGTGATTCATAATGTAAATGCAATATACACAggtatggaaataaaatgattgATCCCATTGTGtgataaacaaaatgattgCATTATATTCCAAGAGGACTGCAAATACAACAACCTCTATCAAATTTAAGAATAACATTGTTTGAAGTAAATGTGCTTTTCTGACACAAATAGGTCATAATAAATAGAAAATACAAGTGGTTAAAGAAACAAGATAATCTTTCATTAATAATTAATGAAGATGGGTTTACTGTTTCAGCTGTGATGCTGGGGAATATCCGAAGCAATCCAACATTTCTGTTCATATTCGTGTTGATGCAGAAGGACTCAATGGTGTTTGGTCGAAAGATGTTGGCCCAGTTCACTGGAGAGAACATGAGGAAGGCAGaagtgatttatatatttttttctgtttttttcctgcttttttttttttttttttttgggggggggggtagacttGCATTGTAAAAACTGGGGTAGTCCTTAAAAAATGTGCAGTATTTCAATCAAGTATTACAAACAAGGCACAGCTGAAAAGGACCTATTATCTGTCTATAAACAGGTGACAAATTTCAGGGTACCTCACAAATTATGTAGATGTACCAATAGAATCATACTAAAACAGTCTTTTTGTCTAGTTGTAGTAGGTACCAGCCATGGAAACAACTGCAGATTTAGATCATCAATTCAGTTATCTTCTTCTATTTCTCTTCATCGTCTCCTTATTTTTGTATCAGTATGAAACAAGTACACGTACCAGCATCAGGTTTATTCCTGCATTGTAGTACATTTCTTAGGACATTAGCAGCTTGTCTGACAAGATACCCTCCAAATTAAAAGTACACTTACTTGTGTACTAGTGCTTACCCATAGCAGTGACTTGATAATTTCTGGTGCTAGAGAAAGATGCTTTTTAAAAGATTCTCTGATTTGGGGGTTTGGGGACGACCCGAGGGTCACACTGTCAAAAAGCATGGCAAATGATGTTGgcaaacatgaatcatgaagCAAAAGGCACAATAACATGTATGAATGAAACTTACCACTGACGTCAACAGCCATAGATGCCAGTGGGGAACAATTGGGTGAGTCAAAGGCATTGAAACTGTCACTGGAGATTTTTACACACCTGTTCCCTCGATACAGCTTGTTATTAAAGAACAGAGACACCTGATGCAAAGTAAAGATTAATAGAGCAATGGTAAGATGAAATTACcactacattgtatgtccaTTTCATGAAGCCATTCAAGAACTATAAAATACCACCAATGGGAATTGTATTCAACACTGGATGAGGAGTGCTTCAGAACagatcattatcacaatttgaaACTGACCTTTACCCTAAAATATTATTTCAGTGCACttgttttctcttccttttcacATGGTAACAAAAAATTCATCACCACTTGATACGACTTGGCAAACAATATATAAATGGCAATCACACTTTCTCAGTACACATTCTGCTTGTGTAGTGTAAGGTCGATTATGCCTTTCAACAAATCTACTGTAGGTTCAGGATGGTAATTTTGAGACtcctgcagaaaaaaaaaagaaactcagTTGGGTTTGAGAGTGTGCATTTTGCATTGGATCTGCCAAATATATGTTCCATCGACTGATCATCACTACAAATTATGGGTCTTGACTGACAATCACTACAAGCTATGGGTCCATCTGATACCCGGAGTCTCCGTTTACCTCTGGGATGACATAATGGCCGGCCATGAAGACAGCACCAAGGAAGTTGTCTCTCCCATCACTCCGCAGCTCAGACAGCGGTACCTGCGACCCGGTCAGGACTACCGGCTTGCCAAGATTCTCCAGCATGAAAGACAGTGCAGACGCAGTGTATGCCATGGTGTCGGTGCCATGAATAATCACAAAGCCATCAAACTGCCGATAGCTTTCCTGAATGTCCTCTGCAATCTGCACCCAGTCGCTGACATTTACGTTGCTAGAATCCTTGAGTGTTTCGTATTCCTTCAGGCAGTAGATGACGCGTCTGTCCTTGGAAATTCTGTGACAATGATCGTGAGATGTATTTAGTAAAGTATACTAAAACACAGTGCGCTGCTTTCAGGTTTGGCTGGAAAATACATGGTGAAGTAATATTCTCTATATATGTGCTCAATTTTCCAAATCAGATTTATATGAATGTCGAATGGTTCAAGTTGAGAGTTAGAGCTACAACAGCTATTAAAAACCGTACGTATGGTTAAAGATTGTTTtgagctgacaaaaaaaaaaatacattatttgtgtttttgcaacagcctacaaacaaagaaaagaaatgaagatgaCATGTCATCTTTCACAGCGCAAAAGACAACACAAAACACCAAAACAATTAATTAGGCCACTGGACAACAATGTTGCAATATCTTCTTTAATATTGCTGTAAGGTCAAAAGTCCCTTTTAGACCATAATTCAATTGAGGTGGACCAGTtttatggtgttttttttttaatgattcatTATACCAGCTAGCTAATGGATATTTACAGACTCAACAAGATGATTGAGGTTAATTACTTTTTCTTACTCAGGTATGAAATTTTActtattaaagggtgtgtacagttctggttgaggtgaagatttagcttttgaagttttgcgagatattcagaaaccactctatgagatgtcgaggagcatgcaattctaaagggtatcaaaagtttatttgataaaaatcggttttgaaatggccgagatatccaaaaacaaggtgaaacaaagagatcctaataaaaggcgtggcctgtcgccttttattattcacttttttggatatctcagccatctgaaaaacaattttcatcaaaaacacgttgaatccttcttaacattacatgctctttcatatttcataagaggtttctcattatctcacttaggaatgttcaaaacatgaatccccacctcaaccagtactgtacagtccctttaagctatTTTGGGacagtttttatttttataaagTCCTTTGAATGTGCTTCTGACCTGCTTTAAAAGGAtctattttgaattaaactttgtaaaaaaaaaaaaaaaaaaaaaaaaaactgttgtttCATGGAGACAATGACACAGACCATTCACATGGAATCGGCAAGCAAAAGGTGAGATAAAGTTGAGTGCACACTACAGTAGGAGAGCTTTTGATGGCATCCCTCTACTGTTTAAcccaaacaaaaccaaaaagagCAGTTTAATGATCTGTTAAAAAGCCTGAAAGTGAAATCATCCAGTTGGATGAACTTTATATGCAAATGCAGGCCACATGGTCTTGCGACCTTCAAACACAATATTGCACGCTATAAAATGCAGTCAACTATACACCACCATTCATTCCACAATGAGGAAAAAGTACTTACGGTAGAACGAATATGTTTTGTTCCGCTTTGTCCAGGCCAATGTCCTTGGCGTACTCCTTGTCATAGAGCATCGGCATGCTGCGTATCACATGAGCCATGTGGTCTTTCACTGGGGAATAAACTGTGCACAAgccaaaagaaaacaatttttcttATTTGAGAGAGTATTCTTTTTCTACCTGCTGTCAAAATTTGGCTGCTTAGACACAATGCCAAAAtagagatacaatgtattcagcgttgttgtttttttctggacTATCCTGGTCTGCACAGCTATGCCTTGGGAGTAACTCTAAACTTAATTCTCCTTTCTGCCTTTTGTATGAAACTGCATCTCCTAACTGTGAtctctcttatttcaatcatttttttaaatgggtATGCATGGCCCAATTTCAAGCTGTATATCTATCATTTTAAAACCTAGAGCTTGCTCATTTAACTGATTCAGAAACGGGGAAATTCATTTTGGCCCACTTATTGTGGGTTCTGAGCTAGGAGGACACAATCACAAACATTGTTTACAAAATCTGACACCTTTCATGGGCACTAGCTGGATTATCAAACGTCACTTTGAAAAGCAGGGGCCACCGAACCAGCGGCCTGGAAAGTCAATTCCAGCCTGTTTGGTTCTTCAAAtaaaaatggaacaaaaaaatctgaaaaataagaaatgaaaatcacAATTCCAGTGGCACTTTTGATAATCCTGCCAAGAGATTCTTCCCATGAAAGCAGGGATTGTACATTGACCCCTGATACCCAAAcccacctccccctcccctccccccccccccaaaaaaaaaacacatatccATTGCCCTTGTACAGAACACATTTATATAGCATATGGCAGGTAAATTTGTGCAATTCTTTTTGTAGCTACGGAGCTGTATAGAAAATATCATCAATTATAGAAATCTATAGAACCTAAATacatccttgtcatttgattggctgTTTGATATTGATCATTTGTCCTATCTACTGTATAAGTGgttattttcacgagggtttaatttgcgcgaatttcgcgaatcacagttggatcgtgaatttaacaacacgcaaaaatgtcgcTATACACTAGAGTAGCAATACATGCAAGAGAGCGTTGGACCgttggtgtcaattcgcgaaatcaacatctcacgaaaatgtctgTCTGTCACAttctaattcgcgaaaatatctgtatgcgaaaacagcttatacagtaactATTAGACAACCTACATTGATTGTTCATgtaattgtggctccatttactgTGCAATTCTTGGCAGTGTACATGTGATCAAGCATATTGATAGACAGCGCACTAGCGTACAGTAATTGGCACTCTCTGTCTTGATTTCACATCTTGCACATTATTAATTAGCATACTCTCTAGTCTTttttctaaattcataaaacaccaaatgacaaggatctatttttacagtatatctaacaaacaataaatgtttggtttttcatttcttgtgcaatggacagaatatttcactgggtgaaagatgaaattattgatccaTTCACCTCTGCTCTACCttgttgaatggatcatttcatctttcacctcattaAATATTTTGTCCATTGGATTGCACTCATAAAAACAGCTATTACATTAGTGGTATACTTTTACTAACCGTCATTCTCCTTCTTCATCCCAATAGTTCCTCCTACATAAATTACAAGAACTCTGGACTCTGAAGAATCGTCAGGTTGGGTCAGATCCCTGGATCCTACACGCTTGAGACTTTTCAGCTGAGTCGCCAGTTCTGGTTTAAACTTGATGGTCAACCCTGATGATTTGGCATCGGGCGATTGCGGTGTTGTTGTCATCATCTTGACGGCGGGATTGGGATGGTCACCTGGCACCACATAGAGCTAGAGGTCTAGGTGTTCGTTGCACGTACTGACATCAAATTGATGACAAGGTGCTAGGTGCGAGGATTTTGGGCAAAGTTTCTGGTAGTGCTGCTGGTTGATTGAGTAGTCTGTTATTCTGTCTATCCAATTTGTCAGATTGCATATGCAGAGCTACTGCAGAGACATGTAACTTACAAATAGACTTGACGGTGAAGACATGCAGAGCTCAGCAGAGATCGAATAAATTTAACTCATATTCAAGCCAAATGGGACGACATCGCGACACACTCAGCGTAAGTTACCAGGTATAGGTAGACAAATTCATCAGTGCTGCGTTTGCATCCTTCAACCACCGCATCATATGACCACCCAGGTTATGCTAGGAGCTCCAGAGGCCCGGAGGGAGAATGAAAACATTCCAATGGAGCTTAAACTTTACTTGCCGGTTGCGCCGGTCTCGTGGTACGTGGCGTGGGAACTAGCTTTTTCAGCgatcacatatatcacaatcaCACACGTACAGTATACAACACACAAAACGGCGCCTTTCGAGTTCGCAACGTACTGTACTAGTAAATAGCGGTTTACGGAAAGCTAAATGTAAAATTTATTCTTTATTATCAATGATCTATTTACAACAATCAGTTTGAAAAAATGTCAGATGGAAGACAATTTTCAAAATCAGGACTTATTCATCTATATTTCTCAATTTTCCATCCCTGACTTCTCTATGTCTTAAGGTCTGATGCGATAATATGAGATAGCTGCCCGtacgcgattttttttttccgtaaccctaacgcgtcgaaattgccaattgtggcacttgagcaaagactaccAGTGTACTAGTTGGTTGCGCGTGGACTTGGGCATACTtgtgttgctttcttgtatacagtaccatggtcgtctgctaaccacagaatcagattagaatgtgagaatggcacgccgccttgtgaactgtcaaaacaaataacaacaggtttgtgtgtgtgtgtgtgtgtgtgtgtgtgtgtgtgggtgtgtgtgtgtgtgggtgtgtgtgtgtgggtatgtgtgggtgtgtgtgtgtgtgtgtgtgtttgtgtgtgtgtgcgtgtttccacttcgccatcggcatcgcgttttgctttgccgtctgcttacactactggtattcctgtggttttgttcgccgtctgctgacacttatcctttgtctcgcaagacttgcgttgttgataatacaataataaatatcatttgtaaagcgcttattacaatgtttttaagcgctgagcgtctcgaagaaaaaaatagaaaagagaatttcaatCATGGAGTAGATACAAATTGGTGTTAAGATGCAAactcgaagttttcatcaatatcttgcaaaagtgAATTGGAAATCTGAGCTTGGAAttaattatgatataagtattttataggcctatatggcGTATATACAGCTCCagcaattgctattgttaacattgatcatgtttattaagccacgcagaatcagattcgaagtgggcaTTAGGTCTAATTGGGTAACATGAATGCACTACTGGGGTAATTTGggtttataggcctacttctccaacctcacgatgattgtgcttaaaaaatgattcagaaaggcgtagtataGTCTCCTTTgtagttcaggttcatgtagatcaagatatatgattaaattctcatgcactaacatccaagatgaagatgggggagaGTAATCATCGGTTTCGATCGATAAAATCTCTATAATTCAAGcagctttataaaggcattttgaaacagcatttataaagcaaacagcaaatcattgtcatttaaaattcttctaatatcacgtacggtttgaattgatctatcaatataaatatataggtctatattttttgatgttcactttgTCATTGCCAACCATATACTAGTTCTCCTCATCACGTACCTCGTTACCTCTACCAAAACGACCATCagtgaaggaaacccaaacccaaagagaaatgtcgattgagtgaaagcagccacattagtaaaacacatcagtgacagttaaagggaagataaaccccaagaacaatgtggattgagtgaaagcagcaacattagtagaacacatcagtgaaagtttgaagaaaatcggacaatcgatgcaaaagttatgaatttttaaagttttggtgttggaaccgctggatgaggagactactagaggttatgacgtatgagtggactacaatatcaagaaaatataaagaaaatactacaaaaatccatttttcatgaaaattacaaattccatcaacttgatattgacatatgttaagggtagcaattattccccctgctttctgaaagcggttggtccactgctctttcataattctagaaaagtgaatttttgttgaatatcctttatattttctttgtattgttgtccactcatacgtcatatcctctagtagtctcctcatccagcagttccaacaccaaaactttaaaaattcataacttttgcatcgactgtccgatttttctcaaactttcactgatgtgttctactaatgttgctgctttcactcaatccacattgctctttgggtttaccttccctttaaaggaaaatcggacaatagaTGCAAGGAACTTAcgaatttttaacgttttgatgttggtacaactggataaggggatacttgagttcatgacatcatgtgtggacaacaacataaagataatataaagaaaatcataaaacatgttttcacttttcttgcgtaatgaaagaacattagtttgactataaaaaccgcttttagaaagtagggggaatgattactgcctttaacataacttatgtcaatatcaattaagttgatggaatgtgtaattttcataaaaatgatttctttgtggaattctcttcatgtcATGGACTCTAGTAATCTCCTTATCCAGGATTGTATACAACgccaaaactataaaaatgaataacttttgcatcgattgtcgaatcttcctcaaactttcactaatattgttgcattcactcaatccatattgctctttcaggttttggtttcctttaatatcaaccaatcatcactgccatcattgcttcaattagattaccatgcacgaccataaacatcattactatcatttcactaCTGGATAATcctcttatcatcatcaccatgattgctactcgtattaccatcgtatacatatTACCACAAGCAATCTATCCTCCACCATATAATTgcactatcaatacttttttttttcatgtcaccaatccatcaacaacttcacgaaatctcttgcatTTAATttttcagcatcatcattatcatcagtctaaataagcattgcgactatcaatatattcctactcgatccctcccttcaATGCCCACATGTCCTAGCACCCTTATTGTAAGTCGATTCAATGCAATGAtgataaatgattgaatattaaaacactaatttgtttgtttgcttgtttgtaagaacactagccgcattcacacgtgttagctggttaccgagcgcgctccaaaactcgagctcttaattattatatatatgtatactcgtaactttttatgaaacttcatgatcgattatagaaacaatcacctgctggtatcagattcccaggtgggttcatgagttTAAATGTAAACAAACCATTTGTTGTCGACTGACACCCAAAAAAGGAAGCCATGCGTAATATGAttgttgttaatgttaatgGTGAAcgataaccaaaagaaaattgatCTACCCGATATTAATCAAATTTaaggtcttttcattaagttggaacatcaagcatctgttcagagtcacagacgctacttacgtgtttttataatatgcatttataggaaactgatacatgtatatcactatACGTTTGAACGATGATagctatcataattattatggtgTCATATatagctccataccaagcctggacaaaagtacggaatctttcagcaatgttgcaatttgtgtgtgtgtgtgttttctttgtatcaaaaactcgagggcgggcgcctgaagtgcaatgattgcaccttccatgcactttgtgtgtgtgtatgtgcgagtgcgtgtgtgtgttgtgtgtttgtgtgtttatgtgtttgtgtgggtgtggtaggtgtgcagtatatcgttacttgcaaaATTTCGTGTATGCTTAGGTAAAAAACGTAATCAAGAGTTAttcttaaagaaaatgaaagcgaggtcacagctggtcgttgttcacgtctgaaaaagtaaacattctggtcataatcataaaagtgtcagaaattgtgcactatattgtttaaaaaatgtttgttattcaaacttcagcgtgttttatgaacacatattcatatatttcaagattgagcctactgtgacctagtttagtaaccatgtcataaaaCAATTCCAAATTTTTCCCCTTATATTTGTATAAAAACGTGATTATACAACAGTGCTAGCAACTATATACGAATAAGTGGTATAGACGTAGATATAGGGCTTAGGACATTTGCAGGAGTAGGGTAGGTTAGATTTCTATCATGGTTGTACCTTGAGGTGCTGACAGGCGCTTTATTAGATCTTCAACTGAAATACTGATTAACCAACTGGCcacgacttcaaaatgacgtcaaaatcacgtccattttccttgttcttgaagaaaaggcgtctttcagatgtcttccttgttttctttaccaatatacgttaaaaagtcatgaattgacgtgtaaacgacgtgctcatgacattgttctgacgtacatcttgtctttagaattgtgatttacacgtcattaagacgactcttatatgaccaccaatgacgtcttatggacaacttccatttgagcaaaaatacgacacattgacgtcagt from Diadema setosum chromosome 1, eeDiaSeto1, whole genome shotgun sequence includes:
- the LOC140226126 gene encoding L-asparaginase-like, which gives rise to MMTTTPQSPDAKSSGLTIKFKPELATQLKSLKRVGSRDLTQPDDSSESRVLVIYVGGTIGMKKENDVYSPVKDHMAHVIRSMPMLYDKEYAKDIGLDKAEQNIFVLPISKDRRVIYCLKEYETLKDSSNVNVSDWVQIAEDIQESYRQFDGFVIIHGTDTMAYTASALSFMLENLGKPVVLTGSQVPLSELRSDGRDNFLGAVFMAGHYVIPEVSLFFNNKLYRGNRCVKISSDSFNAFDSPNCSPLASMAVDVSVNWANIFRPNTIESFCINTNMNRNVGLLRIFPSITAETVRAFLQPPMEGAVLQTYGAGNCPDDRLDLISEIKAAAARGMIIMNCTQCASGSVSPSYHTGKVLLDAGVIPGSDITPEAALSKLSYVLGQEGLSLEQKRQQLRHNLRGEISVTFDSGRSFTLDNSEFIKAVVDTLKIGSSKEVEAVSASLFPPLLCAAARNGDLQSIKYMQKSGADLAGADYDGRTALHLAASEGHTDIVRYLLERGCPIYARDRFGNTPFMDSIRNKRFEIIELMKQAGGHLIHESLHELGVLLCSAAAMDATDGLKAFALAGVDMSCTDYSGNTALHVAAMNNQLDSVQFLLESGGIPANKPNAQGFTALQLAMQHGLHQVASLIEEFVSRQRQKKVAPGHGFTLSGS